From a single Aspergillus puulaauensis MK2 DNA, chromosome 2, nearly complete sequence genomic region:
- a CDS encoding putative MFS transporter (COG:G;~EggNog:ENOG410PK0R;~InterPro:IPR020846,IPR011701,IPR036259;~PFAM:PF07690;~TransMembrane:12 (i59-78o98-118i125-145o151-173i185-202o222-241i292-313o333-350i357-374o386-406i418-439o451-474i);~go_function: GO:0022857 - transmembrane transporter activity [Evidence IEA];~go_process: GO:0055085 - transmembrane transport [Evidence IEA]), protein MVHNYGQQLTSAKTSSVADRTVDSEDPGTSEHNNYERPSIPAEWEPLESRIRRKTDLRLCSIAGILCSLNLLDSGILASASVTTLLDDLDLQGQRYSVSIFIFTVASVVFQLPCTVAVRWVGPRIWFAAITFCFGLITLCTAFIQTWRQMIAVRILLGICMSGIYPGLTYLVSTWYTRREQQLRFAFLQSGEVAVLATGYIVNYGLNKLHGKAGLEGWRWMYLVQGLITCVIGIITYWWIVDFPENAHGSFYFLTEAEAKIAVQRIQADRGDVALDPFEWRKVLVNFTDPKLYGFACMYFLLNIVSTALNYFLPQILESGMGFSSNESILLSTPPYYWSVIPVLFTSLLGDTYRIRGPLITFNALCLIAGYLMFGLPTSTQITVRYIGTFLATGAYVSNWAALNAFMANNVVGQWKRATTAAAVAACNGLGSIAGSYIVRQQEAPGYQTAVWVSIGSHILMIGIVGMFTVGFYLSNARQKHGAVLQNTVGFKYTY, encoded by the exons ATGGTGCACAACTATGGCCAGCAGCTGACATCTGCAAAGACCAGCTCTGTCGCCGACCGCACAGTTGACTCTGAGGACCCAGGAACTTCTGAGCACAATAATTATGAGCGGCCATCGATTCCCGCGGAATGGGAGCCTCTCGAGTCGAGAATCCGCCGAAAAACCGACTTACGGCTGTGCTCTATTGCCGGGATCCTGTGCAGTCTCAACCTGCTGGACTCGGGAATCCTCGCGTCCGCATCCGTCACGACGTTGCTGGATGATCTCGACCTGCAGGGCCAACGATACTCGGTGTCAATattcatcttcaccgtcgCCAGCGTCGTCTTCCAGCTTCCCTGCACCGTCGCCGTGCGCTGGGTCGGCCCCCGGATCTGGTTTGCCGCTATCACATTCTGCTTCGGATTGATTACCCTATGCACAGCGTTCATCCAAACCTGGCGCCAGATGATAGCCGTTCGTATACTCCTAGGCATTTGCATGTCGGGGATCTATCCCGGTTTGACGTACCTCGTCAGCACATGGTATACCAGACGGGAACAGCAACTCCGCTTTGCTTTTCTGCAGTCTGGGGAAGTCGCTGTGCTCGCAACGGGCTATATCGTGAACTATGGATTGAATAAACTCCACGGCAAAGCTGGATTAGAGGGCTGGCGTTGGATGTACCTGGTCCAGGGTCTGATCACCTGCGTTATCGGAATCATAACGTATTGGTGGATAGTGGACTTCCCTGAGAACGCGCATGGAAGCTTCTACTTTCTgacggaggcggaggcgaAAATCGCAGTCCAACGTATTCAGGCTGACCGTGGTGATGTCGCCCTCGATCCTTTCGAATGGCGCAAGGTCCTCGTCAACTTTACGGATCCGAAACTATACGGCTTCGCTTGCATGTACTTCCTGCTAAATATCGTCTCAACCGCATTAAATTACTTTCTCCCTCAGATCCTTGAATCAGGAATGGGATTTTCTAGTAATGAGTCTATTCTCCTCTCTACCCCA CCATATTACTGGTCCGTCATCCCAGTCCTCTTCACCTCTCTCCTCGGTGATACCTACCGCATCCGCGGGCCCCTCATCACATTCAACGCCCTGTGCCTTATAGCAGGGTACCTAATGTTCGGGCTCCCCACCTCAACCCAAATAACAGTACGTTACATCGGCACCTTCCTAGCCACAGGCGCATACGTGTCCAACTGGGCGGCCCTCAACGCTTTCATGGCGAACAATGTCGTCGGCCAATGGAAGCGCGCTAcgaccgccgccgccgttgctGCTTGTAACGGGCTGGGCTCCATTGCAGGTAGTTATATCGTGAGACAGCAGGAGGCACCGGGGTACCAGACTGCAGTGTGGGTTTCGATTGG ATCGCATATTCTTATGATTGGGATTGTGGGGATGTTTACAGTGGGCTTTTATCTCAGTAATGCTCGTCAGAAGCATGGCGCGGTGCTTCAGAATACG GTCGGTTTCAAATATACATATTAA
- a CDS encoding RNA-processing protein PTA1 (BUSCO:EOG09260C2V;~COG:A;~EggNog:ENOG410QDUQ;~InterPro:IPR011989,IPR032460,IPR021850;~PFAM:PF11935): protein MAQSGDQVVDQIAQLNAARNLVLGDAAFYPQIVNGVLPIVGAHARVELRRWGTEFLAETFASPAFAAAQKEQLATNVLQTVRSILELPEGDQLVLRNIAQTAASLYPLVFRHIINHPEDKQSWEHIEAIKQDLLRRWDSFSYPVKVCCIKFAQRVVLVQTHGLIADPRRPEQNETSLAIVPRNHSILSLPNLEAEASGLLDRILTVFQEDACDPILVNATLNCLAALARSRQSIGNKIVNAILGFFPARYTRSPVTPTVRVGVKSMERTARAVLINIIKRNPSHPLASKMQQHIERLMQSRMEPVDDTSRKRGLPTEPTDGLDAAKRARLDAETPPLIKVPPLPPGRVSFAQLFTLTEDSGLSSFDVKQLPADLLVKMVVPLLARVDQSPLNQAVDAIRVRYQTVLKQQMTQPQPAAEDDDDYEPEYDPMDVPTSTVDQPGALSADLPAEQPDLVSLGPFVLPRPPPLSEEQAAEAGRGAVSRVFGMLGSATLAPNVVKGQSQQLGFSRLAGSTFDRDAWVTLLTRLATRAPAGLEGPKQETDGSRRKKPTISDTIRETLYRYILEDFRGRVNTGIMWLNEEWYNDRLQMKAASSNKTDKDEEVSVQLHYDHWVLRLLDGFLPYLDSRDIKIFIRFLSEIPEVTIPIAKRIASLAKDPERVNLCVQSFMYLIMFRPPAREICLDALEEVYQNYEESRPSAGKVLSRWRPQRIEQLQAEQTTLVNRTVEQQPPNTSTTNGTKDPRTAHLGGSQSSSDVTVS from the exons ATGGCTCAGTCGGGAGACCAGGTCGTCGACCAGATCGCGCAGCTAAATGCTGCTCGTAATCTTGTTCTAGGAGACGCCGCTTTTTACCCTCAGATTGTGAACGGAGTCCTCCCAATTGTCGGTGCGCACGCGCGAGTGGAATTACGACGATGGGGAACCGAATTCCTGGCCGAGACGTTTGCTAGTCCCGCGTTTGCTGCGGCGCAGAAGGAACAGTTGGCTACAAATGTGTTGCAgacagtacggagtatattgGAATTACCAGAAGGAGATCAATTGGTCTTGAGAAATATAGCCCAGACCGCTGCCAGTTTATATCCGCTGGTTTTTAGGCATAT TATCAACCACCCCGAAGACAAGCAATCGTGGGAACACATCGAAGCTATCAAGCAGGATCTTCTGCGGAGGTGGGACTCGTTTTCATATCCGGTCAAAGTATGCTGCATCAAATTCGCCCAGCGAGTCGTCTTAGTGCAGACGCACGGCTTAATAGCGGACCCCAGG CGACCTGAACAAAACGAGACGTCCTTAGCCATTGTTCCTCGAAACCACTCCATACTCTCTCTACCTAATCTCGAAGCAGAAGCCTCTGGGCTACTAGACAGGATCTTGACTGTCTTTCAAGAGGATGCATG TGACCCTATTCTCGTGAATGCGACATTGAACTGCCTCGCTGCCCTCGCCCGATCTCGACAATCCATTGGGAACAAGATTGTAAATGCTATTCTCGGTTTCTTCCCCGCACGGTACACACGCTCGCCCGTGACGCCTACCGTACGAGTCGGCGTCAAATCTATGGAAAGGACTGCTCGAGCTGTGCTTATAAACATTATCAAGAG GAACCCCAGCCATCCTCTCGCGAGTAAGATGCAGCAACATATCGAACGACTAATGCAATCTCGTATGGAACCCGTTGATGATACATCGCGGAAGCGAGGACTACCAACTGAACCAACAGACGGGCTGGATGCTGCTAAACGAGCGAGGCTGGATGCCGAAACGCCTCCTCTTATTAAAGTACCACCTCTTCCGCCAGGTAGAGTAAGCTTTGCACAGCTATTTACTCTAACTGAGGACTCCGGCCTATCCTCATTCGATGTAAAACAACTACCAGCAGACCTCTTGGTCAAAATGGTTGTCCCTCTGCTAGCGCGTGTTGATCAGTCACCACTAAACCAAGCTGTTGAT GCTATACGGGTGCGATACCAGACAGTTCTGAAACAACAAATGACACAGCCGCAACCTGctgctgaggatgatgacgattaCGAGCCCGAATATGATCCCATGGACGTCCCAACATCAACTGTGGATCAACCCGGTGCACTGTCGGCTGATCTGCCAGCGGAACAGCCCGATCTTGTGTCGCTCGGACCGTTTGTCTTGCCACGCCCTCCTCCATTAAGTGAGGAACAAGCGGCTGAAGCTGGTCGAGGTGCCGTATCCAGAGTTTTTGGCATGCTGGGATCAGCCACTTTAGCTCCAAACGTCGTGAAAGGCCAGAGCCAACAACTCGGCTTCTCCAGGTTAGCAGGTAGTACGTTCGACCGTGATGCCTGGGTTACATTACTCACCCGGCTTGCAACTCGAGCTCCGGCTGGGTTAGAGGGACCGAAACAGGAAACGGATggttcgaggaggaagaaaccCACGATTTCGGATACAATACGAGAGACTCTCTACCGCTATATACTTGAAGACTTCAGGGGGCGAGTGAATACTGGTATCATGTGGCTCAACGAGGAATGGTACAACGACCGTCTTCAAATGAAGGCTGCTTCGTCTAATAAAACAGACAAAGACGAAGAGGTTTCGGTACAACTGCATTACGATCACTGGGTCTTACGCCTGCTGGACGGCTTTTTGCCTTACCTGGATTCCCGGGATATCAAAATCTTCATCCGGTTTTTAAGTGAAATCCCAGAAGTAACGATTCCAATCGCCAAACGCATAGCCAGCCTTGCGAAGGATCCTGAGCGAGTGAATCTCTGTGTCCAATCCTTCAT GTACTTGATCATGTTCCGTCCTCCGGCGCGAGAAATATGTCTCGACGCCTTGGAAGAAGTTTATCAAAACT ATGAGGAATCACGTCCGTCCGCTGGGAAAGTCCTATCTAGGTGGCGCCCACAAAGAATTGAGCAGCTACAAGCGGAACAGACAACCTTGGTGAACCGCACCGTTGAACAGCAGCCGCCAAATACATCAACCACAAATGGTACGAAAGATCCAAGAACGGCCCATCTAGGTGGATCTCAATCATCATCCGATGTCACAGTCTCTTGA
- a CDS encoding uncharacterized protein (BUSCO:EOG09265KSE;~COG:S;~EggNog:ENOG410PSRB;~InterPro:IPR018628,IPR041752;~TransMembrane:1 (i33-51o);~go_process: GO:0033617 - mitochondrial cytochrome c oxidase assembly [Evidence IEA]), protein MPVGIFNSTYYSKDSRAGAALLRARRPYLFKNAATGLGLCIFTIGVYAYTIRAVGQDEFSDVQVPDAPAAASQQSKQ, encoded by the exons ATGCCGGTTGGAAT TTTCAACTCGACATATTACAGTAAAGACTCCCGTGCCggcgctgctcttcttcgtGCCCGCCGGCCGTATCTTTTCAAGAATGCTGCGACTGGCTTAGGCCTTTGTATCTTTACCATCGGAGTTT ATGCATACACCATTCGCGCCGTTGGTCAAGATGAGTTCTCCGATGTTCAGGTCCCTGATGCCCCAGCTGCCGCATCTCAACAATCCAAGCAATGA
- the STT3 gene encoding dolichyl-diphosphooligosaccharide--protein glycosyltransferase subunit STT3 (BUSCO:EOG09260TVA;~CAZy:GT66;~COG:O;~EggNog:ENOG410PFZR;~InterPro:IPR003674;~PFAM:PF02516;~TransMembrane:13 (i21-43o91-107i119-138o144-163i175-202o214-234i246-267o273-291i303-329o365-384i391-409o415-435i469-488o);~go_component: GO:0016020 - membrane [Evidence IEA];~go_function: GO:0004576 - oligosaccharyl transferase activity [Evidence IEA];~go_process: GO:0006486 - protein glycosylation [Evidence IEA]) has protein sequence MADSPVDVLLKGSSGRSARGLLRIIILVTIAAAAVSSRLFSVIRFESIIHEFDPWFNFRATKYLVENGFYDFWDWFDDRTWHPLGRVTGGTLYPGLMVTSGVIYHVLRFLTIPVDIRNICVLLAPAFSGLTAFAMYLLTNEMSSSPSAGLLAAAFMGITPGYISRSVAGSYDNEAIAIFLLVFTFFLWIKALKIGSIMWGALTALFYGYMVSAWGGYVFITNLIPLHVFVLLCMGRYSSRLYISYTTWYALGTLASMQIPFVGFLPIRNSDHMSALGVFGLVQLVAFAEFVRGFIPGKQFQRLLTASIILTTGVAFAGLIILSMSGIIAPWSGRFYSLWDTGYAKIHIPIIASVSEHQPTAWPSFFFDLNLLIWLFPAGVYICFRDLKDEHVFVIIYSVLASYFAGVMVRLMLTLTPIVCVAAALVLSYILDTYLKTSSGPVTRGRESEGSSSEGLRSARSPEVGISSYFSKAVTTSAAIVYLLLFVAHCTWVTSNAYSSPSVVLASRMPDGSQFIIDDYREAYYWLRQNTPANSKIMSWWDYGYQIGGMADRPTLVDNNTWNNTHIATVGKAMSSREEVSYPILRQHDVDYVLVVFGGLLGYSGDDINKFLWMVRIAEGIWPDEVKERNFFTQRGEYRVDDLATPAMRNSLMYKMSYYNFNKLFPMGQATDRVRGAKLPAESPQLSTLEEAFTSENWIIRIFKVKDLDNLGRDHSNAVAFDRGNKRKKATKKKGPRVLRSE, from the exons ATGGCCGATTCTCCCGTGGATGTCCTTCTTAAGGGCAGCTCCGGCAGAAGTGCACGCGGCCTGCTGCGTATTATCATTCTGGTAACTATTGCTGCCGCAGCCGTGTCCAGTCGACTTTTCAGTGTCATCC GTTTTGAGAGTATCATCCACGAAT TCGATCCGTGGTTCAACTTCCGAGCGACGAAATATCTCGTTGAGAATGGCTTTTACGATTTTTGGGATTGGTTTGATGACC GTACATGGCATCCTCTTGGGCGGGTCACCGGAGGTACACTGTACCCCGGGCTCATGGTGACCAGTGGCGTCATCTATCACGTTCTCCGATTCCTTACCATACCCGTCGACATTCGCAACATTTGTGTCTTACTGGCACCCGCTTTCTCTGGGTTGACAGCATTCGCCATGTACCTCTTGACCAACGAGATGTCTTCATCCCCCTCCGCAGGTCTTCTTGCAGCTGCTTTCATGGGCATCACCCCTGGATATATCTCTCGTTCAGTGGCAGGTAGTTACGATAACGAGGCGATTGCCATTTTCCTCCTCGTtttcaccttcttcttgtgGATCAAGGCACTTAAGATCGGTTCTATCATGTGGGGAGCCTTGACTGCTCTATTCTACGGCTACATGGTGTCCGCCTGGGGCGGGTACGTCTTCATTACTAACTTGATCCCACTGCATgtctttgttcttctttgcatGGGGAGATATAGTTCCAGACTTTATATCAGCTACACCACGTGGTATGCTCTCGGAACCCTAGCCAGTATGCAGATTCCTTTCGTTGGATTCCTGCCAATCCGTAACAGTGACCACATGTCTGCCCTCG GTGTCTTCGGTCTCGTTCAACTAGTGGCTTTTGCGGAGTTTGTGCGCGGGTTTATTCCTGGCAAACAATTCCAGAGGCTTCTAACTGCTTCGATTATTCTGACAACTGGTGTCGCCTTCGCTGGTCTTATTATCTTGAGCATGTCCGGGATTATTGCACCATGGAGTGGTCGTTTCTACTCGCTATGGGATACCGGCTATGCTAAGATCCACATTCCAATTATTGCTTCAGTTTCAGAGCATCAGCCCACCGCTTGGCCATCGTTCTTTTTCGACCTCAACTTGCTCATCTGGCTCTTCCCTGCAGGTGTTTACATTTGTTTCCGGGATCTCAAGGATGAGCACGTGTTTGTTATTATCTACTCCGTCCTTGCGAGCTATTTCGCCGGTGTCATGGTCCGACTGATGTTGACCTTAACCCCCATTGTGTGTGTTGCGGCCGCCTTGGTCCTCTCATACATTCTCGACACGTACTTGAAGACTTCATCTGGCCCGGTTACGCGGGGAAGGGAGAGCGAGGGTTCTTCCTCGGAAGGACTCCGCTCTGCTAGGTCCCCTGAAGTTGGCATCAGCTCTTATTTCTCGAAAGCTGTGACAACATCCGCTGCCATTGTATATCTTCTCTTGTTCGTTGCGCATTGTACATGGGTGACGTCGAACGCATATTCATCGCCATCTGTGGTTCTCGCTAGCCGGATGCCAGACGGAAGTCAATTTATAATCGATGATTATCGAGAAGCATACTACTGGCTTCGTCAAAACACACCAGCGAACTCCAAAATCATGTCTTGGTGGGATTACGGCTATCAGATTGGGGGCATGGCAGATCGCCCAACGCTTGTGGACAACAACACGTGGAACAACACCCACATTGCCACTGTTGGAAAGGCCATGAGCTCGCGCGAAGAAGTCAGTTACCCAATCCTTCGCCAGCATGATGTTGACTACGTGCTCGTTGTTTTTGGTGGGTTGCTTGGGTACTCTGGAGATGATATCAACAAATTCCTTTGGATGGTCCGTATTGCGGAAGGTATCTGGCCGGACGAGGTTAAGGAGCGGAATTTCTTCACTCAAAGGGGGGAGTACCGCGTGGATGATCTTGCCACCCCGGCTATGCGCAACAGTTTGAT GTACAAAATGTCGTACTACAACTTCAACAAGCTGTTCCCTATGGGCCAGGCTACTGACCGTGTTCGCGGGGCCAAACTCCCCGCCGAAAGCCCTCAGCTGTCGACTTTGGAAGAAGCCTTCACCAGTGAAAACTGGATTATCCGTATCTTTAAGGTCAAGGACCTTGACAACTTGGGCCGAGACCACAGCAACGCCGTCGCCTTTGACCGGGGAAATAAGCGCAAGAAGGCGACTAAGAAGAAGGGACCTCGTGTTTTGAGGTCTGAGTAA
- a CDS encoding CSN8/PSMD8/EIF3K family protein (COG:S;~EggNog:ENOG410PU36;~InterPro:IPR033464,IPR033205;~PFAM:PF10075;~go_component: GO:0008180 - COP9 signalosome [Evidence IEA];~go_process: GO:0000338 - protein deneddylation [Evidence IEA];~go_process: GO:0010387 - COP9 signalosome assembly [Evidence IEA]) translates to MDLPPLSLDQLSAVIAAAPAPADLYTSLSDYEEQACLLPTTTADTRDLLVDFYTAFFFSHLLTDQICEARALTRRIPRELLQSDSLQNCLLLLRAVWQSKHPEIYKVIRELPWSERSQPLVRRYESYFQEKTLKEVSNSYETIRATTAARYLGLDTAAAEGGDPAIIARFTACGWRWDGQAQLLHPKPIVAAPPKDDSLQNELSRVMALIGTQGS, encoded by the exons ATGGACCTGCCTCCGCTTTCCCTCGACCAGCTTTCCGCAGTCATCGCAGCTGCTCCCGCACCCGCTGATCTCTATACCTCATTATCAGACTACGAAGAGCAAGCTTGCCTCCTTCCAACGACAACCGCTGACACAAGGGATCTCCTGGTTGATTTTTATACGGCatttttcttctcccaccTTCTCACCGATCAGAT TTGTGAAGCTCGTGCATTGACGAGGCGGATACCACGAGAGCTACTGCAATCGGATTCACTACAAAATTGCTTGCTTCTCTTGCGCGCCGTATGGCAAAGCAAACACCCCGAAATCTACAAGGTCATCCGAGAGCTACCATGGTCCGAGCGATCACAACCACTAGTACGACGTTATGAGA GCTACTTCCAAGAAAAAACGTTGAAGGAAGTAAGCAATTCCTACGAGACGATACGAGCCACAACCGCTGCTAGGTATCTCGGACTTGACACAGCCGCCGCTGAGGGAGGTGATCCGGCAATTATCGCAAGGTTCACGGCCTGTGGGTGGAGATGGGATGGTCAGGCTCAATTGTTGCACCCTAAACCAATCGTCGCTGCGCCTCCGAAAGACGATAGCTTGCAGAACGAACTTAGTCgggtgatggcgttgatcGGCACCCAAGGCAGCTGA
- a CDS encoding ATP synthase subunit e (COG:S;~EggNog:ENOG410PS6S;~InterPro:IPR008386;~PFAM:PF05680;~go_component: GO:0000276 - mitochondrial proton-transporting ATP synthase complex, coupling factor F(o) [Evidence IEA];~go_function: GO:0015078 - proton transmembrane transporter activity [Evidence IEA];~go_process: GO:0015986 - ATP synthesis coupled proton transport [Evidence IEA]), with product MAASQGVNVLRYSALVAGLFYGFSHQSSITATTRRAEADREYARQERLIEQARAEWKKKTQPQETNSTGIITDPENPKFDLEAFLKLKAGEA from the exons ATGGCTGCTTCTCAGGGTGTTAAT GTTCTCCGTTATTCGGCTCTCGTGGCTGGTCTTTTCTACGGTTTCTCCCACCAATCTTCTATCACTGCCACTACCAGACGCGCCGAGGCCGATCGCGAATATGCCCGTCAGGAGCGCCTGATCGAACAGGCCAGGGCtgaatggaagaagaagacgcaACCTCAGGAAACCAACTCAACGGGCA TCATTACGGATCCCGAGAACCCCAAGTTCGATCTGGAGGCATTCCTGAAGCTGAAGGCTGGTGAGGCTTAA
- a CDS encoding putative dynein intermediate chain (COG:Z;~EggNog:ENOG410PH9X;~InterPro:IPR015943,IPR001680,IPR036322,IPR017986;~go_function: GO:0005515 - protein binding [Evidence IEA]) translates to MSAVNNQRKAEILAKKAKLAELKRQRELRQKEFSQSRASTGDASEVVSPVPSRSDSRAELDDLISRLVDRPGSATVSGADGLSRKGSRPNSVLSASQLSGDNAEAITSPTRPLSQSIAVQTVGTEAFVAIPEPPQAPETKPEVVTYNKGVQTDDLQQSEQDLLSLDSDGEGNEEYRPSSKKQREHDDEIRQKLRKEIEEELQATEESAQNDASGDASLRYPLRKLDDDELKAVTSSEDFLDFVERSAKVIERALDEEYDVLADYELGGMDAELEDDEEHGRKKRGIKEVCQFWDERWSKKRMISDICFSPKFPELVLASYTKNPSAPHEPDGLVQIWNQHLHSRPEYVFHSTSDILTAKFSPFHPNIVVGGSYSGQVLLWDTRSSRAGGGAPVQKTPLTGAGHTHPVYSISIIGTQNAHNILTASTDGVVCGWTVDMLAQPQEYLELSTPPPSKTEDLAPTTMSFPQSDPTFFIVGTEEGGIYPCHRYDRAGAKAGTDHRLAYRGHAAPIMSTAFHPARGPVDLGDLMLSSSLDWSVKLWRVRPPAATAPAATSGITDTQVVHPILDINREDVVYDARWSPHRPGVFSVVDGAGNLEVWDLYTDTEVPAVRTSPSKGRAGVLSRSLNKVAWEEREGRRLATGGLDGVVTVFEVGRGLSGTPDDVPSEEWTGMKRLVSKLEQKDKDRVN, encoded by the exons ATGTCGGCCGTCAATAACCAGCGGAAGGCCGAGATTCTTGCCAAAAAGGCCAAGTTAGCAGAACTGAAACGCCAGAGAGAGTTACGCCAAAAGGAGTTCTCTCAGTCGCGGGCAAGTACTGGAGATGCTTCAGAG GTTGTTTCACCAGTTCCTAGTCGCTCTGACAGTAGAGCTGAACTCGATGACCTGATCTCCCGCCTTGTTGACCGTCCCGGTTCGGCTACGGTGAGCGGTGCAGATGGCCTCTCGCGGAAAGGGAGCCGGCCAAATTCGGTGCTGAGCGCCAGCCAACTCAGCGGTGACAATGCAGAGGCAATCACCTCGCCAACGCGACCGCTTTCACAATCCATTGCCGTGCAAACTGTTGGAACGGAGGCGTTTGTCGCTATCCCTGAGCCCCCACAGGCCCCTGAAACCAAGCCGGAAGTTGTCACCTACAACAAAGGAGTACAGACAGATGATTTACAACAGAGCGAGCAAGATTTATTATCGTTGGACTCGGATGGtgaaggaaatgaagaataCAGACCCTCAAGCAAGAAACAACGAGAACACGATGATGAGATCCGACAAAAGCTCcgcaaggaaatcgaggagGAACTGCAAGCCACTGAAGAAAGCGCCCAGAATGATGCTAGTGGTGACGCATCTCTACGATACCCACTACGCAAACttgacgatgacgagctgAAGGCTGTTACATCCTCTGAGGACTTTCTAGACTTCGTGGAGCGATCTGCAAAGGTCATTGAGCGGGCTCTGGATGAGGAATATGACGTATTGGCCGACTACGAATTAGGTGGTATGGATGCGGAACtcgaggatgacgaagagcACGGCAGGAAGAAGCGAGGTATCAAGGAAGTCTGCCAGTTCTGGGACGAACGATGGAGCAAGAAACGCATGATTAGTGATATTTGCTTTTCCCCCAAG TTTCCCGAGCTCGTCCTCGCATCATACACCAAGAACCCCTCCGCACCTCACGAACCAGATGGCCTTGTACAAATCTGGAACCAACACTTGCACTCCCGCCCGGAGTATGTGTTTCACTCCACTTCAGATATCCTAACCGCCAAATTTTCGCCATTCCATCCTAACATCGTTGTCGGCGGCTCGTACTCCGGCCAAGTACTTCTTTGGGATACCCGCTCATCGCGCGCTGGCGGCGGTGCACCCGTCCAGAAGACTCCCCTGACAGGTGCAGGACACACCCACCCAGTCTACAGTATCTCAATTATCGGAACACAAAACGCGCATAATATCCTCACCGCGTCCACAGATGGTGTCGTCTGCGGCTGGACCGTCGACATGCTCGCACAGCCTCAGGAGTATCTCGAGCTCTCCACCCCACCACCATCTAAGACCGAAGACCTTGCTCCCACAACGATGTCATTCCCCCAATCAGACCCAACTTTCTTCATAGTAGGCACTGAAGAAGGCGGTATTTACCCCTGCCACCGTTATGACCGCGCTGGCGCCAAGGCAGGCACCGATCACCGCCTTGCCTACCGCGGCCACGCCGCTCCTATCATGTCAACAGCATTCCACCCAGCTCGTGGCCCTGTTGATCTCGGAGATCTCATGCTAAGCTCCAGTTTGGACTGGAGCGTCAAACTCTGGCGTGTCCGCCCTCCGGCTGCCACTGCCCCGGCGGCCACGTCCGGCATCACAGACACTCAAGTCGTCCACCCCATCCTCGATATCAACCGAGAAGATGTTGTCTATGATGCTCGCTGGTCGCCGCACCGGCCTGGTGTTTTCTCAGTTGTCGACGGCGCAGGGAACCTCGAGGTTTGGGACCTTTACACAGACACCGAAGTTCCCGCTGTACGGACCTCACCCTCCAAAGGTCGTGCTGGTGTCCTCTCCCGCAGCTTAAACAAGGTCGCCTGGGAAGAGCGGGAGGGTCGCCGCCTCGCAACTGGCGGACTTGACGGTGTTGTAACCGTATTCGAGGTTGGAAGAGGACTCAGCGGTACGCCCGACGACGTTCCCTCTGAAGAGTGGACCGGCATGAAGCGACTTGTTAGTAAACTAGAACAGAAGGATAAGGACAGAGTGAACTAA